Sequence from the Desulfovibrio sp. TomC genome:
GCGGCGGCCAGATCGGTCAGGGCCTCGTGGTCAATGGCCCCGGCGGCCACCACGGTGATGGCGTCGGGGCGGTAATTGGCCTGTCGCCAGTCGGCCAGGGAGGCGGCGGTGGCGGCCGAGACCGAGGCTGGCGTGCCGGTGATGGAATGGGCCAGGGCCGGGTTGGCCCAGGCGGCGGCCCAGAAGTCCTCGTGGATCTTCTCCTCGGGCGTCTCCTCGACCATGGAGATTTCCTGAAGAATGACGGCTTGTTCGCGGCCGAGTTCCTCAGGGTCGATGCGCGCATTGAGCACGATGTCGCTTAAAATATCAAAGGCCCGGACCAGATGGGCGTCCATGACCCGGATATAAAAGCAGGTGGCCTCGCGGGAGGTGAAGGCATTGGACAGGCCGCCCAGGGTGTCCAGTTCCTTGGCGATGGTCAGGGCGTCGCGGCGGGCGGTGCCTTTAAAGGCCATGTGCTCCATGAGATGGGCCATGCCTTCCTGGCCGGCGGCCTCGTGGCGGGAGCCGGCTTCGATCCAGAGGCCAAGGCTTGCGGTCTTGGACTGGGGCATGTGTTCGGTGACGACGCGCACGCCGTTTGGCAGGCGTGTGGCCCGGGAGTGGCTGTCGAATTCGGTGGTTTGGCGCATGGCCTGGGGCTACGGGTGTTTGGTCGCGGCGTCAAGAGCAGCGGCATATTTGCGGTACAGGCCGCGCAGCTGATGGTAGGTGAGCCCCAAAAGCGCGGCCGCCTTGCGCTGGTTGCCGCCGGCCCGGGCCAGGGCGCTGGCGAGCAGATCGGTCTCGAAAGCGGCGGTGGCTTCGGTCCAGGTGGGGGGGGGAGAAGAGAAGGCGGAAGAGGCCTCCGGCGGCCGGGGGGATGATCCCCCCGGACCCCTGCACAGGGAGAGGGGTTGCGGGGGGAGAGTGGTTGGAGGGTGGACGGCGGGCGGCTGGGGGGCGCTGCCGTCCTGGTGCTCAAAGGCCGTACGAGCCGGGGGAAAAGGGGCCGTGCGAACAGGGGAAAAAGGGGCGTGGGGGTGGGCGAAGGGGTCGAGGGTGACGTGGTCGATGCGCGGGGAAGGCGATTGGAGAACGGCGCGTTCGATGACGGTCTTGAGTTCGCGGATGTTGCCGGGCCAGGGATGGGCGGCCAGGGCGGCCAGGGCCGCGGCGGTGAAGACGGGCGGCTCGGGCCGGCCGATTTCGGCGGCAAAGCGGGCGGCAAAGCGCTCGGCCAGATAGGCGACGTCGCCCTGGCGATGGCGCAGCGGCGGAGCAAAGAGCACCGAAAAAGCCAGCCGGTCAAGCAGATCGGGCAACAACCGGCCCCGGCGCACCAGTTCGCGGGGATCGACGTTGACCGCGGCCACCACACGCACGTTGACCCCAACCGGCAGGCTGGTCCCCACCCGCTCGATCACGCCGTATTCCACGGCCCGCAGCAGCTTGGCCTGGACCGAGATGGGCACGGTTTGCAGCTCGTCCAGAAAGATCGTGCCGCCGTCGGCCACTTCAAAGCGTCCCGGCCGGCGTCGGATAGCCCCGGTGAAGGCCCCGGCTTCGTGGCCGAAGAGTTCGGATTCGATGAGCGTGCGCGGCAGGGCGGCCAGG
This genomic interval carries:
- a CDS encoding sigma 54-interacting transcriptional regulator; the protein is MPSAAPWLAEALGQSDAFLEFMEAVALAAAIDRPALIVGERGAGKELAAARLHYHSPRWQGPYVPVNLAALPRTLIESELFGHEAGAFTGAIRRRPGRFEVADGGTIFLDELQTVPISVQAKLLRAVEYGVIERVGTSLPVGVNVRVVAAVNVDPRELVRRGRLLPDLLDRLAFSVLFAPPLRHRQGDVAYLAERFAARFAAEIGRPEPPVFTAAALAALAAHPWPGNIRELKTVIERAVLQSPSPRIDHVTLDPFAHPHAPFSPVRTAPFPPARTAFEHQDGSAPQPPAVHPPTTLPPQPLSLCRGPGGSSPRPPEASSAFSSPPPTWTEATAAFETDLLASALARAGGNQRKAAALLGLTYHQLRGLYRKYAAALDAATKHP
- a CDS encoding M16 family metallopeptidase; protein product: MRQTTEFDSHSRATRLPNGVRVVTEHMPQSKTASLGLWIEAGSRHEAAGQEGMAHLMEHMAFKGTARRDALTIAKELDTLGGLSNAFTSREATCFYIRVMDAHLVRAFDILSDIVLNARIDPEELGREQAVILQEISMVEETPEEKIHEDFWAAAWANPALAHSITGTPASVSAATAASLADWRQANYRPDAITVVAAGAIDHEALTDLAAAAFGHLSALAAAPAQPAGLYTPPKIALLRDWEQNHVIMAFPSVGNASPDRFAHTLLATLLGGNMSSRLFQEVREKRGLAYSIYAGVNGLSDTGLLEIQAAVDPERTGELLDVVAAELAAVADGAVAAEELDHTREHLKGLLYLGAESTENRMMRLARNILLFDRQIPLEETAAALDAVTTADVAATAKAAFTEAATGLCIMGPNAALP